The region TAGAATTCTTTTATTACCGACTTGAATTTCATACATCTTATTTATAGCTTTAATTGCTTTATTTATAGATATGCCAGTGTCATTCTCTTTAAGTGTTTTTTCTAATTCTTTGTACAGTAAGTATGAAACAAATGAAATACAAATATGAGCTTCAATTCTTTCTTTTAATCGATGATAAATTGGTCTGATTTTAAGGTCAGTCTTAGATATCCTAAATGCTTTTTCAATTTTCCATAGGTTATTATAGTTTTCAATTACTTCTTTCCCTGATAGTTTTGTGTTTGTGAGATATCCCTTTAAACCATCCCATGTAGAATCATTTCTAAACTTTTCATAATCAATATTTATCTTGAGTTCTCCTTGCATTTTTAGATACTTGTTGTAACCACGGTTGTTAATATTGCTTTTTGTCAATCGACCTGCATTTAGGCTTTTCTCTAATCTTTTTAATCCACGTTCTCTATTTGAAAGGTCTTTCTTTGCCCTTTTATCAGAAAAACTTATAAATAAGACAGTGTTATCTGGCTTTTCTATTTTTGCAATTTGTCCATCTTGCAGGTTCAGTTCCCTGATCTGTTTTTTTATGATATTATTTTCATTTTTGATTCTTGCTCCTAAAATGAATGTATATCGATTGATTTTCAGTGACTCAATATTTTTTGCTGATAATAACCCGGCATCAGCTACTACAATGGGTTTATTTAAACTAAACCGCCGCTCAAATTTTTCTAATATAGGGATCAAAGTATGGCCTTCATAGATACTACCTTCAAAAATATCGTATCCAATTGGATACCCTTCCTTGCCGACTAGCAGCCCTAAAAATATTTGTGGGTGCTGGTATTTCCCATCCTTTGAGAAACCTGTTTGTTTTAGTTCGTCTGGTTGACTACTTTCAAAATAAATCGTAGTCATATCATAAAAGACAATTCCTATTTTGCCCCCCAATACTTTTTTTGTGTATTGAAAACTGATCTCTTCAACTTGCTTTTTATACCTCGAGTTTAAACGATCCATGAAATAATAAATCCTATCTACAGAAATATCTGATTTATGGTTTAGAGGTCAGTATTTAACTGCATATTAAATCTGCTTGCTTTACTTTATCAGCAATAACCATCCTGCGTACCAAATTATTGAAAATATTCTTTTTCATTTGAGAACGATTAAGTCGGTAGCAAAACTCGTCAAGATACCTGTTGATATTGTGAGTGCTAACCCATGAGTAAGTGGTTCTTATCCAAGATTTAACTTGATGAATCATTGTGTGCAAAGCCTTGAAGTTGGAACCTCTGTCACTCTCGATTTGTCTTATATCATAGCTTGACATGAGTGGACGGTAGCCCTTCCATTGATCTGTTGTTACCTTTGCCTGTTGAGAAATATGCGCATCGAACATTTTTTCTAGCTCTTTCGATGAGTAGTTGTCTATTTTCATCGAGTACATGCGTTTAACCTTACCATCATCAGTAAGCTCTACAGCACATATAACCTTCTTTTTCTTAATATGGTAACTACGTCCAACTTTTCCCTCTTCCTTTCCACCAATTACAAACTCATCAATATGTACATTTCCACTCATTGGGTTATTACCGCTTGACTTCATCGCTTCCCGTACTTTATGCATAAACAGTCGAGCTGTTTTCTCAGTAACCCCAAAGCGTTCTCCAACATAACTTGCAGATAAACTTTTGGTTGTAGTTGCCATTTCAAAGCAAATAAAAAAAGCCTTTTGAACACCAAATTTAACTTTGTGGAATAGTGTATTTGCTGTTGCTGATTCAGTATGACTACACTTATTACACGTTCTTGAATGATTCTTTCTTACTTGACTTCCGGTATGACCACATTTAACACATCTAAATCCATCTTGCCATTTAATATGAGCTAAATATTCAATACACTTTTCATCCGAATTAAAGCGTGTAGCAAACTCTATGAGGTTTTGTCCTTTGAATAATTCCATTAAATCATTGATTTTATTGGTATCAAAGATAATATATTATATGAATTTATCTACTGACCTCTATTATGGTTTTCCTGTAGATATAGAGATAAATTAAGTTTACTGCCTGGATGTGTTATCCTGGAAATACACAAGGCTTTAAACAACTCATCCTTTATTTGATTAAATCCTATATAATTGAAAATTTTGCTGAAAATAAGCTCAGGTCCAACTACATGAATATCATCATTTGTTAGATCGCATATTCTGGATTCTTTTAGTGGATCAAATAACGTAGGGCCATATAAACGAGGCAGTTCATATAAGGCTTTGTAATAAAGTCGTTCAATTTCATCTGGTTCTGATGAGGAGCCTATAGTCTTGATAACTTTATTACTCCTATCAATTTTCTTAATGATTTGAATGCTTACACTACCACTTTTATTTTTCTTCTTCCGAACAAACATTCAACAAATATAGCACGGGACACCCACTTTTAAAAGAATCATTATGATAATGTGCTGATAACTAATTCTACTTTAACAGATTAAAAAAAACGAAGTTATTTTAAGTGAATAACAGTGATAATCCGTTAACATTTAGTATATTGCGCATGTTAAAAAAATGTAATTTTATTTGCAATGGGTAACGAGCGAATCACTTAAAAAAAGATTATAACAATGGTAAAACACTGCTTGCGGTTAACGACCGTCTTGAAGTGTATTTGTCTGAATATGAGTATTTTTTCAAAAATAAAACAAAGACAAACTTCGATAAAGCCTCTCAATATGTCGAAGGACTTGCATTAAGCGATTTGAAAAACATAGAACGCATAAGTGAAACATTGAATGCCAACTATCATCAGATGCAGCATTTCATAACAGAATCTAACTGGGATGCTCGGGCTGTCATCGATCAAACTGCAAAAAATGTAGACCAAGCATTGCCCAATCGGAAGTTAACAGGACTACTCATCGATGAAAGTGGTTGGGTTAAAAAGGGAAAGAAAAGCGTTGGTGTTGATCATCAGTATTGTGGGAATGTAGGAAAAACAGCAAACTCACAGGTAGCCGTTTTTGGCTGCCTTTGTAATGACAAATACGCCTCGTTGGTCGATACCAGGCTTTATTTACCAAAATCATGGATCGATGATCAGGGTAGATGTGAAGCTGCAGGTATACCCCGTGAAGATAGGATTTTCCGCACAAAACCAGAGTTGGCAACAGAAATAGTAAAGCATCAACTTGAAATGGGTATATCATTTGATTACGTTGGAGCGGATGGCCTATATGGAAATGACATTGTATTTACCCGTTCTGTGGCTGATTTGGGCTTAATTTATATGCTTGATATTCATAGTAATCAAAAGATATATTTAGAAGAGCCAGAACTTTATTTGCCCGAACGCAAGAGTAATCGGGGGCGCGCCCCAAAAAAGCTAAAAGCAAGTACATCAGCAGTTAATGCCGACACCTACATTAAAACCCTGTCCGCAAAGGATTGGAAGAAATTAAATATTCGCGATTCTGCAAAAGGCAAACTCAAGGGGCTCTTTCATTTCAAGACTGTTTACATTTGGGACAAAGCCTCCAATGCCGTTGAAAAACGTTTATTGGTTGTTTCGAAAAGAAAAACAAATGATTGCGTAGAGACTAAATATTCATTCACAAATGCCGAACTTGTCCAGTACACCGAACAAGCACTGGCATATATGCAGGCACAGCGTTTTTTTATAGAGCACAGTTTCAAAGAACAAAAGCAAATATTGGGGATGGACCATTTTCAGACTCGTAAATGGAAATCATGGTATCATCAAGTTGCATTAAATATGATTGTAGGCAGTTTTATGTTAAAGGAGAAAATTTTAAATCAGGACCAGATTCCATTGCTTTCTGCAAGGGACATCATGGATTTTTTGGTATATAAGTTTTACCGTGAAATGACAGATGAGCGTATGTTGGAAAAATTGGAACATCGACACAAAAAAAGGCAACGGGATATAGATTACTGTTATTCAAAACAATAAATGTGTTAAAGTAGAACTAATAGCTTATTTTTTTAGGTGAAAATAATCCGGAAAACAGGAGGCAGGGATAATCGGTGCAGCACTTTTGGCCTCCAGGGCATTGTAAAAAAACAATACTAACCGACTGGTCACTATTTTGACTAAAAAAAGGGTTGCAAAATTGCAACCCTTTTCTTTTTAATTACTCTATTTACCTACTGATGATAAAACGCTGTGTTTCCACTTTGTTTCCATCTTGTAATTTAATGAAATAAATACCTTCTGAAGCATTGTCCATATCAATGGTTGCCTGACCATTCACTTTTTCGGTGTGAATAGTGCGGCCAATGGCATTCATTATGGTAATATTGTAAGTGCCGTTTACCTCAATGTGGAAGGTTCCCTTGTTCGGGTTCGGGTACAGTTTCAGGTTAGCTGTTGCAATACCGTTAATTCCAACCATGTTCACAGGTACGGTAACTGGGCCGTCTACAACGTCGAATGTTCCGGTTGCGTCAGGATATCCGTCCATGGTTACAGTGTATTCATGTGTTCCGGTTTGCATTTCCAATGAAGCATGACCATCTACATCGGTAGTCATTGGATCCATTCCAGGGCATGTAATGGTTGCGCCTTCGGCAGCTGCGCCATCAGCGGTAACTTCAAATGTAACCATGTACATTTCCATATCAAGGGCTACCTCTTCGGCTACATCGGCTCCTGAAACGGTAATGCTGCCTGTGGCATCATAATAACCTGTTGCACTTACTGTGTAATCATATGTACCGTCGGCAAGGTCAATGGTAGCAACACCATTAACACCTGTTGTAATATCGGTACTGTTAATGTTAACTGTAGCGCCTTCAATTGGGTTGCTGTCAGCATCAGTTACTGTAAATATAGCCAGGTAGTTGCCCGGAGTTACACAGCTGATGTTGGCTTCCCAACCCGGATCAGTCACACTGCCATCAGAATCAAATACAAATGTGAGTGCACCTGCTGCATTGGTAGCCTGAACCGATAAACCATCGTTAACATCATCGTAAGAACCAATTTGAGTAGCAGTAGCATCTTCTCCATCATAAATGGTCAGGTAATCATAACCACCCTCTGTTTCAAAGGCTACAAAATCTACACGACTTACTTTTCCGGTTTCTGCCGGGTAAATGGTGAAAGTCAGGTTCTCATCTGAGCTGTAGTCTCCGTCAGGACCACCTGTATCGAAGAATACACCGTTACAGGTTGTAGCAGAGCCATCCTGCATATAAAATACCGGTAATACATTAATCATATCGGTTACGCTGTACGGATCAGAATCGCCAATTTCATTTGTTGCTACCAGTTCTATGGTGTAGTATCCCGGTGTGTTGAACTGAATGGCCGGATTCTGTGAGGTACTGCTTGTACTCTCTACATATTCAAACTCGGTTCCTTCGGTTCCCGGTGTAACAGTCCATTGCCATCCGGTTGGTGTATTAGTCGACATGTCTGTGAAATGTACAACTTCACCCGGGTAAATGTCTGTTACATCAGCTGTAAAGTCAGCAACAGGTACATCAGTCACTTCATTGATGGTGATGTAGTCTGTTTTAGTTTCCGTATCGCTATCAACGAGGTTAGTGGCTGTAAGCTCTACAGTGTACGAATTGGCTGTGTTGAATTGTACAACCGGGTTGCGGGAAGTGTTGTCTGTTCCTTCAACAAACTCAAAGTCTGTGCCGGCGGTCCCCGGTGCAATGGTCCAATCCCATGAAGTTGGGGCATTGGTTGTAAGATCAGTGAATGCCACATTCATGCCTGCTGTAGTTTCGGTTGGAGTGGCTTCGAAGTCAGCTACTGGTGGGTTTGGTGCTACCAATATAATTTTGTAATCTTCTGTGCCTCCCCATGAGAATGTACCACACGGAGAAATGTCACCTGAAGTCTCTTGTACGATAACACGGAGGAATTTTTGTCCTGCAGGTGCATCAGCCGGAATAGTAATGGTTCCGGTTGCTGTCCAGTCATTATCCTGTGCTGCAACTTCAAATGCGGTTTCGCCTTCATCATCAAAATCACCATCGTAGTTCCAGTCTACAAATACTGCAGCTCCTTTGGTGTAAGTTCCGCCACAAGTACCAAGGGTAATTGATACATCATAGGTTGCACCAATCATAAATTCGTGAATCAATTCCGGTTCTTCGGTGAAATCGTCATATTGACCGCAGTCACCATCGGTATTGTTGGCAAGGTCGCCAAATTCGAAGTTCGTAAGGTCAGTGTCAGAAGAACTGGTTGCACCTGATTCGCAATACTCAGGTACAAAACCAATAATCACTTGTTTGTCACCTGAGGCTGTATACTGATCGCTGGCGCCACCTGTTACATTATTGGTCAGGTCAACCGGTGTGCCAAGTGGTGTGGCTGCATCGGCTGTAACTTCATATGTGGCAGTAGTGTTAGCTCCTGCAGCAATAGCTCCAACGGCAGCTGTATTATCTGTAAAAGTGAGGTATTCAGATCCGCTGTTAATGGTAAATGCACTGTTTACGTTGTCTATGTCGGCAGCACCATTGTTATTGATTGTCAACACGAGGTTGGCTGTTTCACCCGGATCAAGAATATTGTCGCCATTACCTGATCCTGTATCGTCGATGTTCAGTACGCCTACAGTTAATGCAGGAGCATTCACAACAATAGTAAATGTACTTTCCCAGGTGTATTTGGCATCGTCACCGGTTACAGTAAGTGTAAAAGCTGCAGCGTGTTGATCAGGAATATCATCAGCAAATGTAATGGCATAAGCTCCTGATGCCGAAACTGTATTACCTGCTGCAATTGTACCAAAAGTTTCTGTATTTTCGGTAACGGTTACATAGCTATCTTCAGTTGATAAAACTGCCTCGACATTTGCAGCATCATATCCGCTACCTGCTTCGGCTACGTTTTCCAGTACCACATCTAATAAAATTGCTTCGCCATAATCTGCTTCGCCATTACCGTTTCCAGCTGCATCATCAACTGCATTGCTGTTTAATATAACGTATGGTTCATTGGCTGGTGTTATCTCAACCT is a window of Salinivirga cyanobacteriivorans DNA encoding:
- a CDS encoding IS701 family transposase, whose amino-acid sequence is MYLSEYEYFFKNKTKTNFDKASQYVEGLALSDLKNIERISETLNANYHQMQHFITESNWDARAVIDQTAKNVDQALPNRKLTGLLIDESGWVKKGKKSVGVDHQYCGNVGKTANSQVAVFGCLCNDKYASLVDTRLYLPKSWIDDQGRCEAAGIPREDRIFRTKPELATEIVKHQLEMGISFDYVGADGLYGNDIVFTRSVADLGLIYMLDIHSNQKIYLEEPELYLPERKSNRGRAPKKLKASTSAVNADTYIKTLSAKDWKKLNIRDSAKGKLKGLFHFKTVYIWDKASNAVEKRLLVVSKRKTNDCVETKYSFTNAELVQYTEQALAYMQAQRFFIEHSFKEQKQILGMDHFQTRKWKSWYHQVALNMIVGSFMLKEKILNQDQIPLLSARDIMDFLVYKFYREMTDERMLEKLEHRHKKRQRDIDYCYSKQ
- a CDS encoding IS1595-like element ISUnb1 family transposase, whose protein sequence is MELFKGQNLIEFATRFNSDEKCIEYLAHIKWQDGFRCVKCGHTGSQVRKNHSRTCNKCSHTESATANTLFHKVKFGVQKAFFICFEMATTTKSLSASYVGERFGVTEKTARLFMHKVREAMKSSGNNPMSGNVHIDEFVIGGKEEGKVGRSYHIKKKKVICAVELTDDGKVKRMYSMKIDNYSSKELEKMFDAHISQQAKVTTDQWKGYRPLMSSYDIRQIESDRGSNFKALHTMIHQVKSWIRTTYSWVSTHNINRYLDEFCYRLNRSQMKKNIFNNLVRRMVIADKVKQADLICS
- a CDS encoding C25 family cysteine peptidase, which gives rise to MLRTSLLLRSILILVFSVIGLGQLNAQNLEVLSENGNTQNEFTLTNSSEKTIEFNFQLNSYWMSEVQTPNGAENIIKAMGSSRMLEAGAPDLPKFSTTMIIPDLANMDVKIVDSKYIEIENVDVAPSKGNLLRNQDPDKVPFKYGDVYKKDEFFPHNIATLQKPFIARDFRGEALWLYPVQYNPVQKTLRIYTSIELEVFSTDGEAQNAFYRKQANKKISREFHEIYKRQFINYEAAKYDPVTEEGNMLVICYDDWTAEMQPFVDWKKTIGRPTEMVTVTEAGGTAAAIATYVENYYNTNGLAYLLLVGDAAQVPTNSGAGLGGDSDNAYAYLAGDDHYLEFFVGRFSAESAADVTTQVERILTYEDGNTLSAGWLNRTMGITSQEGTGDDDEYDYEHYLNLALDLTGFTYVESLELFDGDQGGNDEPGNPTPTMVANELNSGVGIINYTGHGSSTTWVSSGFSNSDVNNLTNDNMLPFIWSVACVNGAFDGQTCFAESWMRATNGEAPSGAIGIFASTINQSWAPPMAGQDEMVDILVESYADNIKRTYGGLSVNGCHLMNDEYEDFAMTDTWTIFGDPSLLVRTDDPADMTISHNPALLIGQESFTVNCDAEDALVSLTIDGEIISTATVAGGVATLSFPAPTTPGIMTVAVTGFNKKTYIGEVEITPANEPYVILNSNAVDDAAGNGNGEADYGEAILLDVVLENVAEAGSGYDAANVEAVLSTEDSYVTVTENTETFGTIAAGNTVSASGAYAITFADDIPDQHAAAFTLTVTGDDAKYTWESTFTIVVNAPALTVGVLNIDDTGSGNGDNILDPGETANLVLTINNNGAADIDNVNSAFTINSGSEYLTFTDNTAAVGAIAAGANTTATYEVTADAATPLGTPVDLTNNVTGGASDQYTASGDKQVIIGFVPEYCESGATSSSDTDLTNFEFGDLANNTDGDCGQYDDFTEEPELIHEFMIGATYDVSITLGTCGGTYTKGAAVFVDWNYDGDFDDEGETAFEVAAQDNDWTATGTITIPADAPAGQKFLRVIVQETSGDISPCGTFSWGGTEDYKIILVAPNPPVADFEATPTETTAGMNVAFTDLTTNAPTSWDWTIAPGTAGTDFEFVEGTDNTSRNPVVQFNTANSYTVELTATNLVDSDTETKTDYITINEVTDVPVADFTADVTDIYPGEVVHFTDMSTNTPTGWQWTVTPGTEGTEFEYVESTSSTSQNPAIQFNTPGYYTIELVATNEIGDSDPYSVTDMINVLPVFYMQDGSATTCNGVFFDTGGPDGDYSSDENLTFTIYPAETGKVSRVDFVAFETEGGYDYLTIYDGEDATATQIGSYDDVNDGLSVQATNAAGALTFVFDSDGSVTDPGWEANISCVTPGNYLAIFTVTDADSNPIEGATVNINSTDITTGVNGVATIDLADGTYDYTVSATGYYDATGSITVSGADVAEEVALDMEMYMVTFEVTADGAAAEGATITCPGMDPMTTDVDGHASLEMQTGTHEYTVTMDGYPDATGTFDVVDGPVTVPVNMVGINGIATANLKLYPNPNKGTFHIEVNGTYNITIMNAIGRTIHTEKVNGQATIDMDNASEGIYFIKLQDGNKVETQRFIISR